From the genome of Verrucomicrobiia bacterium:
GTAAGTGAGGGGAAACGGCTCGTAAAATGGAATGGGAGAAATCGCGTGGGCCGCCTGCGAGAGCGCCAGCAGGATCCCGACGCAGCAACTTCTGAAGAACGTTGCTGAACGATGGCCTGCCGACATGTTGGAGATGGAAGGAGACCATCTACTGAGCTGGGTTGTATTCATAGGGGTTGAAACGCGTTGGATGAAAGGTTTAACGCATCACTTTCTCGTCGCTGCAACCAAGCCGCGCAAAACGCACGCCTTGGATTGAATGGATATGCCGCAGATTACAGGGAATCCCTGTGCTGTCATCCTTAAATGCGCGCGGCGCGCGCTGCGCCGGTGACGACCGCCTGAACCAGGTTCTTGCGTTCGCATCGGAAGCCCATTTCGCGGCAGCAGCAGCTTACGAAAAATAATCCGCCACAATGGCGTGGTGCAGGGGAGTGGACGCCGTTGGTGCGTCCCCGGACGCGAAAGGTCACTGTAGCGTTGCGCGCGATCGCTGCGGTCACATTCTGCCAATCTGACCCGCTCACGGAACGTTGCAGAAGCACCTTCTGCTTGTTGACGGCAAACCAGTGTGGGGAAAACTACGGAGGATCAAGACATCAAAAGGAAGGACCCTCGCGGCTCGAAAAAACGAATGCGAGTCGTTCCGAGGCCCGCTTGTCGGAGTCATTTACATTCGATGAGCAACGGTCGTCCCTATGAATCCGTGTCGCGGAAATTTTTAATTCCATATCATTCAGCCCAAGCAACTTACGGTTCTGGCACAGAAAAAGATGCACAACGGCCCCAGTCCTGCTCATGCAAGTCAACACTCGTAACAAACAAACCCAAATTCATACGATGCATCTATTTGATAAAAGTTCCCGAGCACTTCAGATTTTGACCTTGGCAGCTGCAGGGTTCGTCAGCACCTCTATCGCGACAGCGCTTCCTGCGCCGAGCGGCTCTCCTGGAACGTTGCCGGCAAATTCGTTCGGTGGTTCCGGAATCCCGACTCATCATGTGATGTTGGATACTGAGGGCGGCCTGACAATCGGGCTTGCCGCGCACCAGCGCCTGGTCGGCCCCAACTTGGTGAATGATGGAAACGGAACGTATTTCGCGAACCCAGGCGAGAGCGCACCTGGAGTTTCAACTTGGAACTTCGCGTGGTACATCAACAATCCGATCGGCATCGCGGGCGGCCCCGGACTCGCCGCTTATAACTTTCGTTTGACGGCCGGTTCTGATGCTCTGGGCTACGGAACCTTCAATCCGCTGTTGTTCCCCGACAACGCGCCTTTGCTGTCGGTGACCACTGCAGGCAATTCGCAGAATCTTGGATTCGGCTGGGTTACTCTCATTGGCCTGGGTGCATTTGACCCAAATGCAGACGACACCTATGCATTTACGCTCGAAGCCTTCTCTCTGACCGACACTTTGTTCACCTCGCCGGTCGCGAGCGCAACAATCAATGTCCAGGTCGGCAGTGGCGCCTCGTCGGTTCCGGACGCAGGTTCCACTTCGATGCTGCTGAGCATCGCACTCGCCGGCTTTGCCGCAGTGCGCCGCTTTGTGGCGTAATTCCAGTTTACATCTCTGCAGTGTGCAGCCCGAAGGGCCGGAGTAATCCGGCCCTTCTTTTTGTCTCGTTCGGGAACTTTCCGCAAACCGCAAACTTCGCGGGTCGAGTTCTCACCTTTCCAAAACGTGCGCTGAGCCCGCTTCCAGTCAGCTTGGAAGCACGGCGATACAGCCCGTCCTCCGTAACAGCTTCTGCGGAGCAGCACCCTTTCGCAGGGTACGATTAATTCAGTGGCGGCTGATCTGAGTGTCTCGCATGCTTAACGCTTTTTTCCGGGCGGCAAGGATGCACGCCCTCTACGTCAGGCAAGATGCCTGCCCCTACCCTGCCTCGGGCTTCGGCCCGGAAGATGGACTCGCAGAAACCGAGTTTGACCACCCGCTTTTAATAGCATCCGCTTTCGTAAGCGGCGCTACACAATGTGCTTGACCGTCGGGACGCCTTTAATACTTTTTAAACCTTCTTAATTATTATGATCGTCGTGCCATCACGCATGGGGCGGTTGAACAAGAGGGCTGTCCTCGTTCATCTGCGTCGCATGGGCACGGCTTCCAGGGCCGATCTCGCCAAGGCGCTGGGCCTCAGCCAGCCAACCGCAGGCAAGATCGTGGATGAATTGATTGAGATGGGCGTGTTTGAGGAAGTTCCGGTTGAAGTCGAACCGAAGGCCGGGAACAACGCGCGCTCCAAGGCAGGACGACCCGCCCGCATGCTGCGACTCAGCCAATCAAAAGCCCGATTCCTTGCCATTCAACTCGGCATTCAAAAGACCACATTCGCCCTGCCCTCCGTGGGATCCTGCGGCGAAGATGCCTGGATCGCAGAGATCGAAACGCCCGGATCAGAAGCGGATCTGTCGCGGCGACTGCGTGAGACGGCAGATAACCTTCCGGCGAAGAAATTCTGGGGCGTGATTGTCAGCGTTCCTGGCGTCGTGGATGAACGGACCAGCAAAGTCATCTTTTCCCCGAATCTTCATTGGACCGCGGCCGCCGATCTCCCATCCCTCATTCGCCAGGTTTGGAAGGCACCCGTCATTCTCGTCCAGGAGGAGCACGCATTGGCGCTCGGGCACCAATCGGCGGACTCCGCCGAAGGCGACGATTTTCTGCTCGCAGATTTTGGGGACGGCGTGGGTGGCGCCGTCGTGATTGGCGGCAAATTGCATTCGCACCCGCTCCCCATCAGCGGTGAACTCGGCCACACACCCGTGCTCGGCAATTCACGCCGATGCGGCTGCGGCGCGACGGGTTGCCTCGAGACGCTGGTTTCAACACGCGGGCTGCTGCAGAGTTTCGCGGCGGCCAAACCGAAGGCCACTCGTTCATGGCAAAGCCTCACGGCTTCCGTTGCGGAAAACGGCGTCGAACCGTGGCTCGCCCCAGCCCTTGATGCCACCGCAGTCGTCGTGGCGGGCGCCCTCAATGTCCTGGGACTGCGTCACGTGGTGATTACCGGCACCATCAGCGAGATGGCGGCGCCTGTCGTGGACTACCTTTCCGCTGCCATTTCCCGAGGCGCGCTTTGGGCGCGTTTCGGGGACGTCAAAGTCGAACCCGCTTCGCGTCGCCGTGTCGCGGGGCTGGTCGCCGCG
Proteins encoded in this window:
- a CDS encoding VPDSG-CTERM sorting domain-containing protein, translated to MLDTEGGLTIGLAAHQRLVGPNLVNDGNGTYFANPGESAPGVSTWNFAWYINNPIGIAGGPGLAAYNFRLTAGSDALGYGTFNPLLFPDNAPLLSVTTAGNSQNLGFGWVTLIGLGAFDPNADDTYAFTLEAFSLTDTLFTSPVASATINVQVGSGASSVPDAGSTSMLLSIALAGFAAVRRFVA
- a CDS encoding ROK family transcriptional regulator; its protein translation is MIVVPSRMGRLNKRAVLVHLRRMGTASRADLAKALGLSQPTAGKIVDELIEMGVFEEVPVEVEPKAGNNARSKAGRPARMLRLSQSKARFLAIQLGIQKTTFALPSVGSCGEDAWIAEIETPGSEADLSRRLRETADNLPAKKFWGVIVSVPGVVDERTSKVIFSPNLHWTAAADLPSLIRQVWKAPVILVQEEHALALGHQSADSAEGDDFLLADFGDGVGGAVVIGGKLHSHPLPISGELGHTPVLGNSRRCGCGATGCLETLVSTRGLLQSFAAAKPKATRSWQSLTASVAENGVEPWLAPALDATAVVVAGALNVLGLRHVVITGTISEMAAPVVDYLSAAISRGALWARFGDVKVEPASRRRVAGLVAAGLDRLIMPMPEGRDHMAPVTANTTHS